In the Mastomys coucha isolate ucsf_1 unplaced genomic scaffold, UCSF_Mcou_1 pScaffold18, whole genome shotgun sequence genome, one interval contains:
- the Ppp3r2 gene encoding calcineurin subunit B type 2, with amino-acid sequence MGNENSYPSEICNHFDHEEIRRLGKSFKKMDLDKSGSLSVEEFMSLPELQQNPLVGRVIDIFDTDGDGEVNFHEFIVGTSQFSVKGDEEQKLRFAFRIYDMDNDGFISNGELFQVLKMMVGNNLKDWQLQQLVDKSILVLDKDGDGRISFEEFSDVVRTMEIHKKLVVFVEHEHGQEN; translated from the exons ATGGGAAATGAAAACAGCTACCCATCTGAGATATGCAACCACTTCGACCATGAAGAGATTAGAAGGCTGGGCAAAAGCTTCAAGAAGATGGACTTGGACAAATCAGGCTCCCTGAGCGTAGAAGAGTTCATGTCGCTGCCTGAGCTGCAGCAGAATCCTCTGGTGGGCAGAGTGATCGACATCTTCGACACAGACGGCGACGGGGAAGTGAACTTCCACGAGTTCATCGTAGGCACCTCCCAGTTCAGCGTCAAGGGTGATGAAGAGCAGAAGCTAAGGTTCGCCTTCAGAATCTACGACATGGATAATGACGGCTTCATCTCCAACGGGGAGCTCTTCCAGGTGCTTAAGATGATGGTGGGAAACAACCTCAAGGACTGGCAACTGCAGCAGCTGGTGGACAAAAGCATCTTGGTGCTGGATAAGGATGGCGATGGCCGGATATCCTTTGAAGAGTTCAGTGATGTGGTCAGAACCATGGAGATCCACAAGAAATTGGTCGTGTTTGT agaaCACGAACACGGTCAAGAAAACTAA